A stretch of DNA from Lysinibacillus sp. B2A1:
TAATCTGTAAAAAACGATCCTAGTTGTCGCGTGGGGTGATGCTTTCGTATGTTTGATGTTAGCTTCTCTTGGCAATTTCTTGCACGAAAAAGATGTCATTCTCTTGCATCTGCCGTATAATTAATGTCAACACTTTCTACCTACAATTCCAATTTTTATATTTATTGTAACATTAAATCATGTGAAAGGAGATGACTTCATGCAAGTTGTTGAAAAAGCATTTGGCTATATTACGAGAGAGCATGAGGGGCAGTTACAGGTGCTAGTATTTGAGCAAAATACAGAAGGAGCAGGTATCCAAATTCCAAAAGGCACAGTAGAGGAAGGGGAAGCACCGCTAGAGGCTGTATCTCGAGAGATGTTTGAGGAGACAGGCTTATCGCATTTAACAGTTAAGGGATTAATTGCTGAAGATTATTTTAATCATTATTCAGGCGCTTTACAAAAACGCTATTTTTATCATCTAACGACAAATGAAAAACGAGATACATGGCAGCATCATACTACAGGCTTAAACGAAACAGGTTTTATATTCTCCTTTTATTGGATAACAGATGAACAGGAAGTGACACTAGCAAAAGGGCATGGAGATTATCTGTATAGACTAATGGCCCATGTTAATCATTAAGTGTATGTCCATTATTATTGAGTCATTTGGGGAAAGCTGAAAATCAGCGAGAGACTATGTTTATTAGTCTTCAGCTTTATTATTCAGAAATGATTGTTGGGAAATTTACGGACAGCTAAAGTTTGAAAAAGTAAACCGCAACTAATTAATAAAAAATTCCATAGCCATTGTCTCCTAAACTTAACATGAAAAAGGATTCAGTTTACAGCAAAGGCAGCCATGAATAAAAGCTATATTTTTTACCAATCACATTACAGAGTGGAAAAATAACAAACAATAATAAAATGGAAGTCATTAATGATTCAACTGTTCTATATAATAGGCTGAGAATTTGTGAAATTTTTGCACGCTTGAATGTGGAATCCCAAGCAGAAGCAGTTGCTATGGCAAAAGAAAAGTGCTTTATTGAGTGGGGCAAATAAAACAACCGCGTTTCTAGTTGATAGAGACACGGTTGTTTTGTTTGCTATTTTTTAAGCCTTTTCGGCAATATCTAATGCTTGAGCGAAATCAGCAATCAGATCGTCAACATGCTCTAGTCCTACAGAGAAGCGTAATAGCCCGTCAGTAATACCACGTTTTGCCCGTTCCTCAGGCTCCATCGCAGCATGACTCATTTTGGCAGGGTACGATAAAATTGATTCAACACCACCAAGAGAAACAGCGAAAACAGGAATTTTCATTGCTTCTACAAGAGCTTTTGCGGCATTGTAGCTTGGCAGGCGGAAAGATAGGACAGCACCTGCACTAGTGCATTGACTACGATGAATATCATAGCCTGGATGAGATGCAAGCCCAGGGTAATATACTTGCTCGACAAGAGCGTTTGTAGCTAAAAATTCTGCGATTTTTTGTGCCGATTCAGCGGAGCGGCTAAAGCGTACATCAGTTGTCTTCATATTTTGCAATAATGTAAAGGAATCCTGTACACCTAGAATATTGCCGAATGAATTTTGGATAAAGTAAAGATCCTGTCCTAGCTTTTCATCAGCTGTAACCGTCAATCCTGCAATAATATCAGAGTGTCCAGATAAAAACTTCGTAGCACTATGGATGACAACATCTACGCCTAGCTCAAGTGGGCGTTGGTGTAAAGGTGTCATAAATGTATTATCTAAAAACGTTAAACAATTATGTTGTTTGGCTAAGGTAACTACCCCGCGAATATCTGTAATGCCAAGAGTTGGATTTGATGGTGTTTCCATATAAAGCAATTTAGTTGTAGGTGTGATAGCCGCTTCAACGGCTGCTAAATCTGTGAAATCAACAAAAGTATGCTTTATACCAAAACGTGGTAATACTTTAGTGACGAAACGGTATGTTCCACCATAAACATCTTCTGTCAACACAATATGATCACCCTGAGATAATAGCATCAAGGCTGCGGACACAGCGGCAATTCCAGAAGAAAATGCATGGGCACGAACTCCACCTTCGAGTTCTGCAACTGCTTTTTCTAATGCATCTCTTGTAGGGTTACCTGAACGAGCATAATCATATTCACCAAATTCATCAATACTCTCCTGATGAAACGTCGATGATAAATACATAGGCACATTGACTGCACCTTTTTTATTAGCGTAGCCGTCACGAACACCTGCGTGAATTAGGCTTGTTTCAATACGTTGCTTCATGTCTATGCCTCTTTTCTAAGGATATCGAATACTTGTTTTAAATCAGCAATTAAATCCTCAGCCTCTTCAATTCCAACTGAGAAGCGTAGTAAACGATCACATACGCCACGTTCAATGCGTTCCTCATATGGCATATCTGCATGTGTTTGAGTAGCAGGATATGTAATAAAGCTTTCCACACCGCCAAGGCTCTCAGCGAACGTAATTAATTTTAAGTTTCGAAGGAATGGGTCAATCCACTCAGCCTTCTGTAAACGGAAGGACAGCATACCACCCTTTCCTGTATATAACACGTCAGTTACAAGCTCTTCATTCTCTAAATAGGCTGCAATTGCTTTAGCATTTGCATCGTGCTGCTTTAGACGAAGATGCATTGTTTTTAAGCCGCGAATAAGTAACCAAGCATCCATCGCTCCTAATACCATTCCGCTGCCATTATGAAGAAAGGCAATACGCTCAGCTAATTCAGCGCCTTTTGCAACAACTAAACCTGCTAAGACATCATTATGACCACCAATATACTTAGTAGCTGAATGAATAACAATGTCTGCACCTAATTCGATTGGGCGTTGGAAATATGGTGTATAGAATGTGTTATCAACAATCAACCATGCACCATGCTTGTGGGCTAATTCCGCGTATGTTTGCAAATCAAATTCCTGCATAAGTGGGTTTGTCGGAGTTTCAATGAAAAGGGCACGTGTCTTGTCATTGATTAAAGCTTCAACCTGTTCAACGGATTCAAATTTGGAGTAAATAGGCTTAATATTATAGGTTTCTTCGAAGAAATTAAAAAGTCGATATGTACCTCCGTATAAATCATCAGGCACGACTAATTCATCCCCAGGCTTAAATAATGATAGAATTAGCTGAATAGCGGCCATACCTGAGCTACAGGCAAAGCCCACGTCCCCACCCTCTAAATCTGCAATTCCTTCTTCTAATAAGGTACGGGTTGGATTTTTTGTACGTGTATAGTCAAAACCAGTGGATTCACCAATTCCTGTATGCTTGTACGCTGTTGATAGATGGATTGGTGGGCTGACAGCACCTGTTCTTGGATCACTTAAATTGCCAAGCTGTACAAGTTTTGTTTCAATACTTCTGTTGATTGTCATATTGTCACTCTTTTCTTCATCATAGTCATGGAAAGAGTCAAATTTTCTCTTTATCCATATTCTCAATAATTGTTACCAATTTAACATGTATAGTAAAGAAGAACAAGATGATTTCAGAAAATTAGCTAGATTATTTAAGGTAAATCGCCTAGGAATAGTAGGAGATGGTAGAAGGAGGAGTATCCAGGAGTAATAGGTGGAACAAGGAATGCTAAAAAATGTGCCCTTATGGCTAGTAAGGCAAGGGATTATATTTCTTTAAATCATGACACTTTACTCAAAAAGCTTCTAATTGTTGTTTTAAAAATAAAAGAATCTGCCTGCTTCCTAATAGGAAATGCGACAGATTCTTTTATCCTCATTCAGTAGAAGTCTTCCACCTCTACAGGTGGTGAGATGAATGCGGTTTTGATTCTCCTTTTCAGAGGGAGTCCAAACACCTACTGAAATAGATGAACTAAGTCTAAGAACGCCACATCCTGTGGCAATGACTGAGTGACCAACATCTTGCTACTGACGCTACGTTAGCACTACGCTTTCGCGCAAAAAACAACTGTTGGCCCAAAGCCTCCGACGGATGTCACGGATTTTCAAGGGAATGAATAAAGGATGTTAGCCTAAAACCTTCGCATCCTGCGAAAACGGCTAACTGACCTGCCTCGGTAAAAACGCCACGTCCTGTGGCATTGCCGAAATGACCGACATCGTGTCGGCCCTCGTGCAGGCCTGGGCACAATTCAAAATCCGGACGCATTGTTTATCTGTGCGAAAGCATAGCGGCAGCTACAATTACGCCAAGGCGAAATTGATAAATTTTATGCTTGTTCTTTTTTTAATAAATCTCGAATTTCCTTTAGCAGCTCTTCCTTCGCATCTAATTCAGGTGCTGGTTCTTCCACAATTGCTTCTTCTTTTTTACGAGAAAACTTGGTCATAATTCGTAATGCCATAAAAATTGCAAAGGCAATTATTAAAAAGTCAATAATCGACTGTAAAAACTCACCCAATTTAACTGTAGCATCTCCAGAGCCATAGACAAAGCTTTCTGTTAAATCGATACCACCTGTTAAAATACCTACTAATGGCATAATGATATTTGCAACTAAGGAGGTAACAATTTTACCGAAAGCACCACCAATTACTACTGCTACTGCTAAATCGACAATATTGCCCTTCATAGCAAACTCTTTAAAGTCTTTCCACAAAACAAATTCCTCCAGTATTTATCCATATAAATGAATCGAAATATATTTTACTATATTTTTCCCGTTCATTTCAACTATTATAATAGTGGAAATTATATACTGAAAAATCTACTACAAAAAACGACAAATTTGGTAATATAGAAAGAGAATAATTAATTAGGTGTGAATTATGACGAAAAACATGAAGAAAAAACCATTATCATCATCCGTTAAATTGGGAATGATAGCATTATTAGTACCTATAGCAATAACAATGTATGTCTTTGTTTTTTTTGCTTGGAAGGAGCTTCAAACATTACCGATATTCGAGAAAATTGCTCAACAACGGGCAATAGAAGAAATTCAGCAAAGCTTTGATATGAAAATTCCTGAACAATTTATTCCTATTTATGTAGCCGCAGAGGAGAAGTATGGTGTTCCATGGACTTTACTAGCAGCCCATCATCGGATTGAAACTCGCTTTTCCTCCATGAAATCCCTTGTATCACCAGCAGGGGCTGAAGGTCACATGCAAGTGCGACCATAAGGTCATATAAGAAATCTCCACTAGCAAGGAGTAGGCGAGACTACAATGCCTATCATTACCCAACTTATCCGTGAGGGGAAACCAAATATCGGGGAGTGTAGCATGTTGGGAAAGCTATAAGTTATCGAATCATCACGATACGACTGAATAGCAAAATGAAAAGATGTAAATGAGGATAAAAGCTAAACTGCCTGAATGACAGTCCGAGGGGGTTATTGGCCCACCTATGACGGAAGATGATTATTTACGTCATACAGCGAAACAGAATGGGTAATTGTAGACCATTGCTGAATACACTTTGATTAATTGCATGTCAAAAGTGCGTAGTCTATCGCTGACCAACTATGATAAATAGTAAAGGTCGAACGTCATATCCGACATTACATCGTGCTTGTTCTTATATGTGCTAAATGGTGATTACCTACGTCAGAACGCTCTGATAAGGAGCTATGATAAAATGTATCTGAATATCTGATATGGTAACGGAGTTCTCGTAGTAGTCCGAGGTGGGGAAAGCCCATCACATGGCGAAGGGGAACAGCTTATCAAGTCTAACTAAAATTGGAAAGGAGCGTGAGGCTCTATGAGAAGTCCAAACACTGTGTTAGACAGTCTAACGAAACAATCAACACGCGAAAATTACAAATTCGAACGACTCTATCGAAACTTGTATAATGTGGAATTCTATTTAATGGCTTACGCTAAGATTTATGCGAAAGAAGGCAATATGACACAAGGTGTTGATGGACAAACCATTGATGGTATGAGTCTAGAACGTATTGAAAGATTAATTGAAAGCCTGAAAGACTGTAGTTATCAACCAAAACCGTCCAAAAGGGTTTATATTCCAAAAAAGAACGGTGGTAAAAGACCACTAGGTATACCATCTTTTGAAGATAAATTAGTTCAAGAAGTAGTAAGAAATTTACTTGAAGCTATGTATGAAAAAACTTTCTCGATACACTCTCATGGTTTCAGACCAGAAAAAAGCTGTCATACTGCACTTATGCAAGTGAAAGACAGATTTACTGGAGCTAAATGGTTTGTGGAAGGTGATATTAAAGGATTCTTTGATAATATTGACCACCACAAACTAATTGAGATCTTGAAAAGAAGAATTAATGATGAAAAGTTCATTGACTTAATTTGGAAATTTCTTAAAGCAGGTTTCCTAGAGGACTGGCAATATCACAAAACTTATAGTGGCACTCCACAAGGTGGAATTATCAGTCCAATCCTTTCGAATATCTATTTAAATGATTTAGATGCCTTTGTATTAGCTTATAAAGAAAAATTCGATAAAGGTAAAGGGCGGAAACGCCTAAAGGAATACCGTACAAGAGAAGCTAGATTATACCGAGCAAATGCAAGGTATAAGGAAAAATGGGAAGAAATGAACGAGGAAGAAAAAGAACAAGCACTTCAACACTTGGACGAGTTGAAAAATCACATGATGGAATTACCCTATAAAGACCCTATGGATGAAAACTACAAACGAATACAGTATGTGCGATACGCTGATGATTTCTTAATTGGTGTTATTGGGAGTAAGGAAGATTGTCAACAAATAAAACATGATATTAGCACTTTTCTGAGTGAAGAGTTGAGAATTGAATTATCACAAGAAAAAACGCTCATTACGCATTCAAGCAAAAGAGCAAGGTTTCTTGGATATGATATTAAAATTAGTCATGATAATAAAACGACAAAATACACAGCGAGTGGACATAAACAACGTACACGAACAATGAGCTGTGAACTTCTTCTACCACATGAAGTATGGCAAAATAAATTAATTGAATACAAAGCGTTAAAAATAGACGAAAAAACACAAAAATGGAAGTCGACTCATCGGGCGCATTTATTGCAAAACGATGACCTTGAAATATTGATGATTTATAACGCAGAAATTAGAGGTTTGTATAATTATTACAAGTTAGCGAACAATGTTTATAAACTAGATGGATTTAAATTCATCATGGAATATAGTATGTATAAAACCTTCGCAAACAAATATAAATCTAGTGTAAGAAAAATCCACAGGAAATACAGTATAAATGGAGATTTTGCGGTTAGGTATGAAACTGCCAATGGTAATAAAATCGCATATTTCTACAAAGATGGATTTAAAAAGAAATTATTACCATCTTCATTTGCCGAAATGGATGTTATTTCTAATACAAGAAACATAATTTACAACCGAACAGGTCTTATTGAAAGGCTTGTAGCAAAGGAATGTGAATGGTGTCATGCCACAGATGTGGATTTAGAAATTCATCACATTAAGAAGTTAAAAGACCTCGAAGGCAAAAAACGTTGGGAAAAGCGTATGATTGAAAGAAACCGTAAAACAATGGCACTTTGCAAAATATGTCATCTTGATTTACATATCGGTAAGTTAGACTGATAGGTAGAGAGCCGTATACGCTGAGAGGTGTACGTACGGTTCGGGGAGGAGTTCTTGGAAACCTAGCATAGTAATATGTCAAGGCGCCGGGTTCTTACTCTACTTTATGCCCTGTACATTCGTGGGCTGGAAACATCCTTCCTGTTCAGGCTTAGGAAAAGGAAATATTTCAAAAGCAGAACTAATGAGTCCAGAAGCCATAAAGAAATACGGTGGATATGGTGTTGATGCCAATGGTGATGGAATTGCTGATCCATATGATATTGAGGATGCCGTTTATAGTGCGGCAAATTATTTATCAAAATACGGGGCAGCAAACGGTGATGTAAAACAAGCTGTTTTTCAGTACAATCATAGTGATGAATATGTTGAAAAGGTGTTACATTATTTCAATTTATATAACGATTATCATGATGAGTTGAAACAAGCAATGCTGTTAAATGACAAAAAGTAAAGAGCCATCAAAATTGATGGCTCTTTCCAACATATTTAGGTTGCTTTACGCATACTCTTTAAAATAATGCTTACGATGAAAATAAGCACAATCGCACCAATTAATGCTGGGAATACGTAAAAATCACTAACTCTCCAACCCCAATTGCCCAGAACCATACTACCAATCCATGAACCGACAATCCCTGCAACGATATTTCCAATGATGCCGCCAGGTACATCTTTTCCTAAAATGACACCAGCTAACCAACCTAAAATACCGCCGATGATTAAATACCAAATGAAGCTAATCATTTTCTTCATCTCCTTAAAATTAAGATATAATGGCGATTACTTAGTTATACCCTGAATAGGGCATATTAAACGCACCTAGCTTCTATGGTTTTTATTACAAATCCATGATATGGCTTTTAGTACTGAATGACTGTTGCACCTAATGTTTGTTCAAAATGACGTAATGCCCATTCATGACCTGCAACATCAAAACTTGCAACTCCACGTGCATAAACAACTGTAGAAATACCCAAATTATAAGCATCGACTGCTGTATGTAATACGCAAATATCCGTACATACACCAACTAAATGAATTTCTTCAATGCCTCGTTCTTTCAATAATATGAATAAATTAGTTCCTGCAAATGCACTATAACGTGTTTTATCAAGCCATATTACCTTATCTTTGTTAAGATTATACATTTCGCCAACTTGCCCATATAAATGGCGCCCCTTTGTGCCACGAATATTGTGTGGAGGAAATAGCTTTGTTTCAGGATGAAAGCTATCATTTTCCTCATGTAAATCATTGGCAAAAACAACGAATTCTTGATCAGCAATAAACTGTTCAATTAAGGATGCTATTTTTTCATCTAATGCTTGACCGGGTTCACCACATGTTAGTTTTCCGTCAGAAGCTACAAAATCATACGTATAATCGATAACTAATAACGCTTTTTTCAATTTTTTCACTCTCCCAATAGGTATAATTTCACTTTAATCATGCCATATTTGGGCCTGGTTGTCAGAAAAATGATTATATTTTAATATTAAGAATAGTTTGAAAATTGGTTTTTGTGTGAGTATAATATGAAAAAAGGAGAGTGTTATTTATGGATATGACAATTATGAAGCGTTTAAATCGACAAGGTTTACTTATTGCAGGTTTACATTTACTTGTGATGCTAAATATAGCAGCAGAGTTCATTTTTGTCTCATAAGCTAATAATAATAATATAGAAAGGTGAGTTTAATGCTTGTCGAAAACTAAAGCAACCGTGATGGCTATTCTGATGATATGTCCACGGTTGTTTTTTGTTGTCTTGAACTATTATATGAAATACTTTTGAAAGAGTGATATGAAAAGGAATTTTTTAGACAATGAACAAATACATAGTACATGTAAAGGAGTGATTGGATGACAACAAGATTTGACCAAGCTTTTCAAGAAATAGAGCGACCATTTGCTTGGATAGATTTTGATGCTTTAGATAAAAATATTGCAACTGTCCGCAATGATTGTGGAGAAAAAAATATTCGAATTGCTACAAAATCTATTCGCTCTATAGAGATACTACGTTATATACACGACAACCTTCCAAATGGTATTGGATATATGACGTTTACAGCTGCAGAGACTCTTTTCTTATTGCAGCAGCATTTTGACGATTTATTGCTTGGCTATCCAGTAATGGAAGAAGACTCAGTACGACAGTTATTACACTTCGTAAAAGCAGGAAAAACTGTCACTTTTATGGTGGATAAGCAGGAGCATGTGTCATTTTTAGCTAGGCTTGGACAAGAGCTTGGCGTTCGTGTACAGGTATGTATAGATATTAATGTATCCAATGATTTTAAATTACTTTATTTCGGTACAAAACGTTCTTCACTTTATTCACTAGAGTCATTAACACCGTTCTTGAAATTTATCGAACAACAACCGTATATCGAGGTAGTGGGGGCTATGGGCTACGAGGCACAAATTGCAGGAGTGGGCAATCGACCTGCAAATGCTATAAAAGGAAGAATTATAGAAGCTATGCAGCAACAAGCTAAAAAGCAAGTTACTCAGTTTCGTCGATTAGCCATTGCTCATATAAAGGCGTATTTTCCTAAAATTCGCTTTATCAATGGTGGCGGTTCAGGAAGTATGGCGTATACTGCACAGCAGAGAGAGGTAACTGAAATAACAGTGGGCTCTGCATTTTATGCACCAGCATTGTTTGATCAATTCACCCATTTACAACTTGAAAAGGCTGCTGGATTTGCTTTAAGAGTAACAAGGAAGCCAGAAAAAAATATTGTTGTTTGTCATGGAGGAGGATACACTGCCTCTGGAGCAATCGGTGTTGATCGTTTACCAGTATTCTACGAGCCTGCCTTCTATTCATATCTTAGCTTAGAAGGAGCGGGGGAAGTTCAGTCACCGATTAAGGTAAAGCATAAAAAAGTTAAAGTAGGTGATACATTGTATTTTCGACACGCAAAGGCAGGAGAGCTTTGTGAAAGATTTCAAAAACTGCATGGTATTCGAGGGGACAAGTATGCAGGGTCCTTTAATACTTATAGGGGGATGGACAATGTTTTCTATAGAGAAATGGAAAAATGGTGAGAAATGGACGAATTGGGCTGGCAATGTGATCTCTTATCCAGGTGAAATGTATTTACCTCAATCGATTGAGGATGTAGTCAATATAGTAAAGCAAGCGCGTGAATCGGGAAAAACAATTCGTGTCACAGGTGCAGCCCACTCCTTTAGTGCTGTAGCAATGCCTGAGCATATCGCACTTTCTTTACATAAAATGCGTGGGCTTATCGCTGTAAATGAGGCAAAGCAAGAGGCAACACTCTGGGCTGGTACCTATTTATATGAAATAGGACCTCTGCTTGCAAAACTTGGCTTTGCTCTTAGTAATATGGGAGATATTCAGGAACAATCCATTGCAGGAGCCGTGTCAACAGGTACACATGGAACAGGAGTAACACTAGGCTCGTTATCTTCAACAGTCACAAAATGGGGGTTTGTTGACGGCACTGGGACATATCGAGAGCATACTAGAGGCTTGGATGATTTATCTGAGGCTCTACATGTATCGCTCGGTATGCTTGGTGTACTTGTGAAGGTGACAATTAAAGTAATACCTCTTTACGGCTTACATTATGTAGGAACAAGGGATAAGCTGACAAACGGACTGACAAACTTTGCTGAGGATATTCGACAGCATCGTCATGTGGAATGGTTTTATTTTCCTGGTAGTGAGACCATACAGGTTAAACGCATGAATGCGGTAGACCCTGTTTATCAAAGTGACTGGAGCAAGAGAATTGAAACAATGAAACTTCAAATAGTAGAAAACGGTGCCTTTTTTGCTATGTCTGAGCTATGTAAATGGAAACCTTTGTTAAGTGGTGCTTTGAGTAAGATAGCAGCAGCAAATGTTGTAGAAGGGGAGAAAACAGGTATTAGTTATGAAATTTATCCATCCCCAAGAAGCGTAAGGTTCCAAGAGAGTGAATATGCTATTCCGCTAATGTATTTCGAAGCCTGTATGGAGGAGATACATGCAACCTTCAAAAAGGGGCATTTTAATGTTCATTTTCCATTAGAATGTAGAACTACAGCGGGAGAAGCGGGTTATTTAAGTCCTACACAGGGGCAAGAATCAGCCTTTATTGCCTTTCATATGTATAAAGGAATGCCTGAAGAACCTTATTTTGAATGGATTCATACGATGATGAAGAAATATAAGGGTCGTCCACATTGGGGGAAACAAAACCATCTAACTGCTCAATATGTATACGAACTATATCCAGATATCGAGAAGTTTTTAGCGATCCGTCATCAGTATGATCCAGATAATGTGTTTTTTACTGGTTATTTAAGTAAATTATTCACATTATAGGCGTTATTTTATACTGTAGTTTTCCACTCATCTTTAAATGAATTAGGGAGTCTGCACGAAGATAATTTATGAAAAATTTAAATTTGAACGAAATGTCAAAAAATTTATCAAAACGAGATAAAAGTGATGCTTAATCAGCATGAAAACGATTTCAAATTTGATGAATAATTTAAATTGTTTAAACAATTCAAAAAATACTGTTGACGAGACCTTTTTTTCGTACTATGATAACAACAATTTAACACGTTCGTTATAGCAGTTAGCTGTCTTTCAGGCAGATAACATATAGACAAAAACAAAATAGACAGAACATTTTGTATATAGCAACGAACATAGCAATAAATGAGGGGCGTTTAAAATGAGAAGTGACATGATAAAAGTAGGCGTAGATCGTGCGCCGCATCGAAGCCTTTTATATGCAACAGGCAAAGTAAAAGTAAAAGATTTAGGCAAGCCATTTATTGGGGTT
This window harbors:
- a CDS encoding DNA mismatch repair protein MutT, producing the protein MQVVEKAFGYITREHEGQLQVLVFEQNTEGAGIQIPKGTVEEGEAPLEAVSREMFEETGLSHLTVKGLIAEDYFNHYSGALQKRYFYHLTTNEKRDTWQHHTTGLNETGFIFSFYWITDEQEVTLAKGHGDYLYRLMAHVNH
- a CDS encoding cystathionine gamma-synthase (catalyzes the formation of cystathionine from L-cysteine and O-succinyl-L-homoserine); the encoded protein is MKQRIETSLIHAGVRDGYANKKGAVNVPMYLSSTFHQESIDEFGEYDYARSGNPTRDALEKAVAELEGGVRAHAFSSGIAAVSAALMLLSQGDHIVLTEDVYGGTYRFVTKVLPRFGIKHTFVDFTDLAAVEAAITPTTKLLYMETPSNPTLGITDIRGVVTLAKQHNCLTFLDNTFMTPLHQRPLELGVDVVIHSATKFLSGHSDIIAGLTVTADEKLGQDLYFIQNSFGNILGVQDSFTLLQNMKTTDVRFSRSAESAQKIAEFLATNALVEQVYYPGLASHPGYDIHRSQCTSAGAVLSFRLPSYNAAKALVEAMKIPVFAVSLGGVESILSYPAKMSHAAMEPEERAKRGITDGLLRFSVGLEHVDDLIADFAQALDIAEKA
- a CDS encoding cystathionine gamma-synthase (catalyzes the formation of cystathionine from L-cysteine and O-succinyl-L-homoserine), with product MTINRSIETKLVQLGNLSDPRTGAVSPPIHLSTAYKHTGIGESTGFDYTRTKNPTRTLLEEGIADLEGGDVGFACSSGMAAIQLILSLFKPGDELVVPDDLYGGTYRLFNFFEETYNIKPIYSKFESVEQVEALINDKTRALFIETPTNPLMQEFDLQTYAELAHKHGAWLIVDNTFYTPYFQRPIELGADIVIHSATKYIGGHNDVLAGLVVAKGAELAERIAFLHNGSGMVLGAMDAWLLIRGLKTMHLRLKQHDANAKAIAAYLENEELVTDVLYTGKGGMLSFRLQKAEWIDPFLRNLKLITFAESLGGVESFITYPATQTHADMPYEERIERGVCDRLLRFSVGIEEAEDLIADLKQVFDILRKEA
- the mscL gene encoding large conductance mechanosensitive channel protein MscL — protein: MWKDFKEFAMKGNIVDLAVAVVIGGAFGKIVTSLVANIIMPLVGILTGGIDLTESFVYGSGDATVKLGEFLQSIIDFLIIAFAIFMALRIMTKFSRKKEEAIVEEPAPELDAKEELLKEIRDLLKKEQA
- a CDS encoding group II intron reverse transcriptase/maturase, which gives rise to MRSPNTVLDSLTKQSTRENYKFERLYRNLYNVEFYLMAYAKIYAKEGNMTQGVDGQTIDGMSLERIERLIESLKDCSYQPKPSKRVYIPKKNGGKRPLGIPSFEDKLVQEVVRNLLEAMYEKTFSIHSHGFRPEKSCHTALMQVKDRFTGAKWFVEGDIKGFFDNIDHHKLIEILKRRINDEKFIDLIWKFLKAGFLEDWQYHKTYSGTPQGGIISPILSNIYLNDLDAFVLAYKEKFDKGKGRKRLKEYRTREARLYRANARYKEKWEEMNEEEKEQALQHLDELKNHMMELPYKDPMDENYKRIQYVRYADDFLIGVIGSKEDCQQIKHDISTFLSEELRIELSQEKTLITHSSKRARFLGYDIKISHDNKTTKYTASGHKQRTRTMSCELLLPHEVWQNKLIEYKALKIDEKTQKWKSTHRAHLLQNDDLEILMIYNAEIRGLYNYYKLANNVYKLDGFKFIMEYSMYKTFANKYKSSVRKIHRKYSINGDFAVRYETANGNKIAYFYKDGFKKKLLPSSFAEMDVISNTRNIIYNRTGLIERLVAKECEWCHATDVDLEIHHIKKLKDLEGKKRWEKRMIERNRKTMALCKICHLDLHIGKLD
- a CDS encoding GlsB/YeaQ/YmgE family stress response membrane protein, which translates into the protein MISFIWYLIIGGILGWLAGVILGKDVPGGIIGNIVAGIVGSWIGSMVLGNWGWRVSDFYVFPALIGAIVLIFIVSIILKSMRKAT
- a CDS encoding isochorismatase, with product MKKALLVIDYTYDFVASDGKLTCGEPGQALDEKIASLIEQFIADQEFVVFANDLHEENDSFHPETKLFPPHNIRGTKGRHLYGQVGEMYNLNKDKVIWLDKTRYSAFAGTNLFILLKERGIEEIHLVGVCTDICVLHTAVDAYNLGISTVVYARGVASFDVAGHEWALRHFEQTLGATVIQY
- a CDS encoding FAD-linked oxidase, whose translation is MFSIEKWKNGEKWTNWAGNVISYPGEMYLPQSIEDVVNIVKQARESGKTIRVTGAAHSFSAVAMPEHIALSLHKMRGLIAVNEAKQEATLWAGTYLYEIGPLLAKLGFALSNMGDIQEQSIAGAVSTGTHGTGVTLGSLSSTVTKWGFVDGTGTYREHTRGLDDLSEALHVSLGMLGVLVKVTIKVIPLYGLHYVGTRDKLTNGLTNFAEDIRQHRHVEWFYFPGSETIQVKRMNAVDPVYQSDWSKRIETMKLQIVENGAFFAMSELCKWKPLLSGALSKIAAANVVEGEKTGISYEIYPSPRSVRFQESEYAIPLMYFEACMEEIHATFKKGHFNVHFPLECRTTAGEAGYLSPTQGQESAFIAFHMYKGMPEEPYFEWIHTMMKKYKGRPHWGKQNHLTAQYVYELYPDIEKFLAIRHQYDPDNVFFTGYLSKLFTL